Proteins encoded within one genomic window of Eleutherodactylus coqui strain aEleCoq1 chromosome 1, aEleCoq1.hap1, whole genome shotgun sequence:
- the LOC136586917 gene encoding protein kinase C delta type-like, which translates to MNGNKPLFPLLHRDLKPDNILVTSAGHLKIADFGLALEDIYGDRTASGYAGTPDFMAPEMLSGEEYNAAIDWYALGIILNIMVTSRSKYHRGRFNASNIEAKNIIKKLLREDRTTRLGVHGDIRAQRFFRHINWDLVEALQMRPPHIPVPSNNIRHGSRPFNLKRMEAAEAHHSAISADHQALFTGFSFVSTNWKTLDSTPAL; encoded by the exons ATGAATGGGAATAAACCATTGTTTCCTCTACTTCACAGAGATCTCAAGCCGGATAACATCCTGGTGACTTCAGCGGGCCATCTAAAGATCGCCGACTTCGGGTTGGCCCTCGAGGACATCTATGGAGACCGCACAGCCTCCGGATATGCTGGAACACCGGacttcatggctcctgagatgctgagcggggaggagtacaatgctgccatcgacTGGTATGCCTTAGGTATCATTCTAAATATCATGGTTACCAGCAGGTCCAAGTATCATCGAGGACGATTTAATGCCTCCAACATCGAGGCGAAGAACATCATCAAGAAG ctcctCCGGGAAGATCGTACGACGCGCTTAGGGGTCCACGGTGACATCAGAGCCCAGAGGTTTTTCCGGCATATCAATTGGGATTTGGTAGAAGCCCTGCAGATGCGACCACCACACATTCCTGTACCA TCAAACAACATCCGGCACGGCTCAAGACCATTTAATCTCAAGAGGATGGAGGCAGCAGAAGCCCACCACTCGGCCATATCGGCAGAccaccaggccttattcacagggttttcatttgtcagcactaactggaaaaccctggacagcacaccggctctttaa